Proteins encoded in a region of the Variovorax sp. PAMC 28711 genome:
- a CDS encoding ATP-binding cassette domain-containing protein, with protein MTAPLLEVTDLVRHYALPREKLFSPPALVKALNGVSFNVQQGQSLGIVGESGSGKSTIARLVMALDQPTSGSVKLLGRDLHTLSRPELRAARRDVQMVFQDPYGSLDPRQTVAVIVAEPLEALAESTRAEQRERAGESLAAVGLRASDLDKYPHEFSGGQRQRIAIARALITRPKLIVADEPVSALDVSVQAQVLNLMNDLQQQFGVSYLLISHDLAVVNHLCDEVCVLHRGVIVERGTPQRLFAHAEHPYTQALLAAVPRAEPPTRRAGLAAAT; from the coding sequence ATGACCGCGCCGTTGCTCGAAGTCACCGATCTCGTGCGCCACTACGCGTTGCCGCGCGAAAAGCTCTTCTCGCCGCCCGCGCTGGTGAAGGCGCTCAACGGCGTGAGCTTCAACGTGCAGCAGGGGCAGAGCCTGGGCATCGTCGGTGAATCCGGGTCGGGCAAGTCGACCATCGCGCGGCTGGTGATGGCGCTCGACCAGCCGACGTCGGGCAGCGTGAAGCTGTTGGGTCGCGATTTGCACACGCTGTCGCGCCCCGAATTGCGTGCCGCGCGCCGCGATGTGCAAATGGTGTTTCAGGACCCCTACGGCTCGCTCGATCCGCGCCAGACGGTCGCGGTCATCGTCGCCGAACCGTTGGAAGCGCTGGCCGAATCGACCCGTGCCGAACAGCGCGAACGTGCCGGCGAATCGCTTGCCGCGGTGGGTCTGCGCGCCAGCGATCTCGACAAGTACCCGCACGAGTTCTCGGGCGGGCAGCGCCAGCGCATCGCCATCGCGCGGGCGCTGATCACGCGGCCCAAGCTCATCGTGGCCGACGAGCCGGTGAGCGCGCTCGATGTCTCGGTGCAGGCCCAGGTGCTCAACCTCATGAACGACCTGCAGCAGCAGTTCGGCGTGAGCTACCTGCTCATCAGCCACGACCTCGCGGTGGTGAACCACCTGTGCGACGAGGTGTGCGTGCTGCATCGTGGCGTGATCGTCGAACGCGGCACGCCGCAGCGGCTTTTTGCGCACGCCGAGCACCCGTACACGCAGGCGTTGCTGGCCGCCGTGCCGCGCGCCGAGCCACCGACCCGGCGGGCCGGGCTGGCCGCAGCCACTTGA
- a CDS encoding ABC transporter ATP-binding protein, with product MALLEVNDLHVQLQTQRGPAEAVRGIGFSLERGETMGIVGESGCGKSITVLSLMGLLPASARVSGSIRFDGTDLTQLDERTMCAIRGDRIGMIFQEPMTALNPVQTVARQVGEPLRLHRGLSGAAARKEVLALLDRVGIPDAASRLDAYPHQFSGGQRQRIGIAMALACGPDLLIADEPTTALDVTIQKQILDLIQSLVAERGMALILISHDLGVIAQSVSKMMVMYGGSVVESGPTATVFAERAHPYTQGLFAARPALGAPRGVRLATIQGSVPELVDLPPGCPFAGRCSWTVDACRTTRPPAIALPHDHQVRCLRLDEMMNNGAVA from the coding sequence ATGGCACTTCTCGAAGTCAACGACCTGCACGTGCAGTTGCAGACGCAGCGCGGCCCGGCTGAAGCGGTGCGCGGCATCGGTTTTTCGCTTGAACGCGGCGAAACGATGGGCATCGTCGGCGAGTCCGGCTGCGGCAAGTCGATCACGGTGCTGTCGCTGATGGGGCTGTTGCCGGCCAGCGCCAGGGTCAGCGGCAGCATCCGCTTCGACGGCACCGACCTCACCCAGCTCGACGAGCGCACGATGTGCGCGATTCGCGGCGACCGCATCGGCATGATCTTCCAGGAGCCGATGACCGCGCTGAATCCGGTGCAAACCGTCGCACGCCAGGTCGGCGAGCCGCTGCGGCTGCACCGCGGCCTCTCGGGTGCCGCTGCGCGCAAGGAGGTGCTGGCGCTGCTCGACCGCGTCGGCATTCCGGATGCGGCATCGCGCCTGGACGCCTATCCGCACCAGTTCTCGGGCGGGCAGCGGCAACGCATCGGCATCGCGATGGCGCTGGCCTGCGGGCCCGACCTGCTGATCGCCGACGAGCCGACCACCGCGCTGGACGTGACGATCCAGAAGCAGATCCTCGACCTCATCCAGAGCCTGGTGGCCGAGCGCGGCATGGCCTTGATCCTGATCTCGCACGACCTCGGCGTCATTGCCCAGAGCGTCTCGAAGATGATGGTGATGTACGGTGGCAGCGTGGTCGAGAGCGGCCCGACGGCCACCGTGTTTGCCGAACGTGCTCACCCGTACACGCAAGGTCTTTTCGCGGCCCGCCCTGCCCTCGGTGCACCGCGCGGCGTGCGGCTGGCAACCATCCAGGGCAGCGTGCCCGAGCTCGTCGACCTGCCGCCGGGCTGCCCGTTCGCGGGGCGTTGCAGCTGGACGGTCGACGCCTGTCGCACGACGCGGCCGCCTGCGATCGCCCTGCCCCACGACCATCAAGTGCGCTGCCTCCGGCTCGACGAAATGATGAACAACGGAGCCGTCGCATGA
- a CDS encoding ABC transporter permease, protein MNAVAISSTAALTVPGFWRRALHHRSFMIGAALTLMLVLAALVSVVWTPWSPYGMDLPNKLKPPSGAHWLGTDAYGRDVVSLLLVGARASILVGVIAVGIGLTVGTALGLLAAARRGWVEEVIMRFADFSLAFPAILSAIMMTAVFGAGIVNAIVAIGIYNIPTFARITRASANAIWSREYVAAARACGKGGFAITMQHVLPNISAVLIVQITIRFAIAILAEAALSYLGLGTQPPQPSWGRMLSEAQTLMFQSPLLAVWPGMAIALAVLGLNLLGDGLRDLLDPRLARAR, encoded by the coding sequence ATGAACGCCGTTGCCATTTCCAGCACTGCCGCGCTCACCGTGCCGGGCTTCTGGCGCCGCGCCCTGCACCATCGCAGCTTCATGATCGGGGCCGCGCTCACGCTCATGCTGGTGCTGGCGGCGCTGGTCTCTGTCGTGTGGACGCCCTGGTCGCCGTACGGCATGGACCTGCCCAACAAGCTGAAGCCGCCATCGGGCGCACACTGGCTCGGCACCGATGCCTACGGTCGCGACGTCGTGTCACTGCTGTTGGTCGGCGCACGCGCCTCCATCCTCGTGGGCGTCATCGCCGTCGGCATCGGCCTGACGGTTGGCACCGCGCTCGGCCTGCTCGCGGCTGCAAGGCGGGGATGGGTCGAAGAAGTCATCATGCGGTTCGCCGACTTCTCGCTCGCGTTTCCGGCGATTCTTTCGGCCATCATGATGACGGCGGTGTTCGGTGCCGGCATCGTCAACGCGATCGTCGCGATCGGCATCTACAACATCCCGACCTTCGCGCGCATCACGCGCGCCTCCGCCAACGCGATCTGGTCGCGGGAATACGTGGCGGCGGCGCGCGCCTGCGGCAAGGGCGGCTTCGCCATCACGATGCAGCACGTGTTGCCCAACATTTCGGCGGTGCTGATCGTGCAGATCACGATCCGTTTCGCCATCGCGATCCTGGCGGAAGCCGCGCTGTCGTATCTCGGCCTCGGCACCCAACCACCCCAGCCGTCGTGGGGCCGCATGCTGAGCGAGGCCCAAACGCTGATGTTCCAGTCGCCGCTGCTGGCCGTGTGGCCGGGCATGGCGATCGCCCTCGCAGTTCTGGGTCTCAATCTGCTGGGTGACGGGCTGCGCGATCTGCTCGACCCGCGGCTGGCGAGGGCACGCTGA
- a CDS encoding ABC transporter permease: protein MSLFLFKRLATLIGTLIGASVIVFLVLEILPGNAAQLLMGPDADPSAVAALATKLGLDQPAWTRYWHWIAGMLTGDLGDSYAYSSPVLDLILERLALTVPLALMAMVLTTVLALLVGVTAAARHNKLGDVGLMGLTQLGVAIPNFWFAILLILVFSVQLKWFSAGGFDGWDEGIFQGLKSLLLPALSLAVVQAAILARITRSAVLEVMREDFVRTARAKGVSQRAVLWTHVLRNAMIPVVTVMGMQFSELLAGTIVVENVFYLPGLGRLIFQAISNRDLVVVRNCVMLLAAMVVIVNFIVDVLYAVIDPRIKASDI from the coding sequence ATGAGTCTGTTTCTATTCAAGCGCCTCGCCACGTTGATCGGCACATTGATCGGCGCCTCCGTCATCGTGTTTCTCGTGCTCGAGATCCTGCCCGGCAACGCGGCGCAATTGCTCATGGGACCCGATGCCGATCCGTCCGCCGTGGCGGCGCTGGCCACCAAGCTCGGCCTCGACCAACCTGCCTGGACACGTTACTGGCACTGGATCGCCGGCATGCTGACCGGCGACCTGGGCGACAGCTACGCCTACAGCTCGCCGGTGCTCGATCTCATCCTCGAACGGCTTGCGCTCACCGTGCCGCTCGCACTGATGGCGATGGTGCTCACCACCGTGCTCGCCTTGCTGGTCGGCGTCACCGCCGCGGCCCGTCACAACAAGCTGGGCGACGTCGGCCTCATGGGGCTCACGCAGCTCGGCGTCGCGATCCCGAACTTCTGGTTTGCGATCCTGCTGATCCTGGTTTTTTCCGTGCAGCTGAAATGGTTCTCGGCGGGCGGCTTCGACGGCTGGGACGAAGGCATCTTCCAGGGGCTCAAGTCGCTGCTGCTGCCGGCGCTGTCGCTCGCGGTGGTGCAAGCCGCCATCCTCGCGCGCATCACCCGCTCGGCGGTGCTCGAGGTGATGCGCGAAGATTTCGTGCGCACCGCGCGCGCCAAGGGCGTGAGCCAGCGCGCGGTGCTCTGGACCCATGTGTTGCGCAACGCGATGATCCCCGTCGTCACCGTCATGGGCATGCAGTTCTCCGAGCTCCTGGCCGGCACCATCGTGGTGGAGAACGTCTTCTATCTGCCCGGTCTCGGCCGACTGATTTTTCAGGCCATCAGCAACCGCGATCTGGTCGTGGTGCGCAACTGCGTGATGCTGCTGGCCGCCATGGTGGTGATCGTGAACTTCATCGTCGACGTGCTCTATGCGGTGATCGATCCGCGCATCAAGGCGAGTGACATATGA
- a CDS encoding YfhL family 4Fe-4S dicluster ferredoxin: MALMITDECINCDVCEPECPNDAITMGESIYEIDPHKCTECVGHFDEPQCVQVCPVACIPTNPAHVEARETLWMKFERLTAAKDASAA; the protein is encoded by the coding sequence ATGGCGCTCATGATCACCGACGAATGCATCAACTGCGACGTGTGCGAACCCGAGTGCCCGAACGACGCGATCACCATGGGTGAATCGATCTACGAAATCGATCCGCACAAGTGCACCGAGTGCGTGGGGCATTTCGACGAGCCGCAGTGCGTGCAGGTGTGCCCGGTCGCCTGCATCCCGACGAATCCCGCACATGTCGAAGCGCGCGAAACACTGTGGATGAAGTTCGAGCGACTTACCGCCGCCAAGGACGCCTCAGCCGCCTGA
- the pth gene encoding aminoacyl-tRNA hydrolase produces the protein MIKLFVGLGNPGSEYEATRHNAGFWWVDALARDLKVNFAPERSYHGFAARATVHGQPVWLLEPQTFMNLSGKSVAALARFFKIAPEEILVVHDELDVVPGQAKLKFGGSHAGHNGLRDIHAQLGTGDYWRLRLGIGHPGVKSEVVNWVLKKPLKEQREAIDDAVARTLHAVPALLAGEMEKATLLIHTSKPPRPKPPRREPGDDGTPAAT, from the coding sequence ATGATCAAGTTGTTTGTCGGCCTGGGCAATCCCGGGTCGGAATACGAAGCCACGCGCCACAACGCGGGCTTCTGGTGGGTCGACGCGCTGGCGCGCGACCTCAAGGTGAACTTCGCACCCGAGCGCAGCTATCACGGCTTCGCCGCGCGCGCGACGGTGCATGGCCAACCCGTGTGGCTGCTCGAGCCGCAGACCTTCATGAACCTGTCGGGCAAATCGGTCGCGGCGCTGGCGCGTTTCTTCAAGATCGCACCGGAAGAGATCCTCGTGGTCCACGACGAGCTGGATGTCGTGCCGGGCCAGGCCAAGCTCAAATTCGGTGGCAGCCACGCAGGGCACAACGGTCTGCGCGACATTCACGCGCAGCTGGGCACCGGCGACTACTGGCGGCTGCGCCTGGGCATCGGCCACCCCGGCGTGAAGTCCGAGGTGGTGAACTGGGTGTTGAAGAAACCGCTGAAGGAGCAACGCGAGGCGATCGACGACGCGGTCGCACGCACGCTGCATGCGGTACCGGCCTTGCTGGCCGGCGAGATGGAGAAAGCCACGCTGCTGATCCACACGAGCAAGCCGCCGCGGCCCAAACCGCCGCGCCGCGAGCCGGGCGACGACGGGACACCCGCTGCCACCTGA
- a CDS encoding 50S ribosomal protein L25/general stress protein Ctc: MKFVAFERAMQGTGASRRLRISGKTPGIVYGGEGQPQLIELDHNALWHALKKEAFHASILEMEIAGAVSKVLLRDVQYHPYKQLVQHIDFQRVDAKTRMTMRVPLHFKGEEESDAVKVEHNLINHVLTELEVNCLPAELPEFIEVDLSGLKKNGTVTLKDIKLPRGVKWVSHGKNNPVLASAVPPAAEEVDEPVEGAVAADAAAAPAGKGGKPAAKTPAAKTPAAKTPAGKK, from the coding sequence ATGAAATTCGTCGCTTTTGAGCGCGCCATGCAGGGCACGGGTGCGAGCCGCCGTCTCCGCATTTCGGGCAAGACGCCCGGTATCGTCTACGGTGGCGAAGGCCAGCCGCAACTGATCGAACTCGATCACAACGCCCTGTGGCACGCCCTCAAGAAGGAAGCGTTCCACGCGTCGATCCTCGAGATGGAAATCGCCGGTGCAGTCAGCAAGGTTCTGCTGCGCGACGTGCAATACCACCCGTACAAGCAACTGGTGCAGCACATCGACTTCCAGCGCGTCGATGCCAAGACCCGCATGACGATGCGCGTGCCGCTTCACTTCAAGGGTGAAGAAGAGTCCGACGCCGTCAAGGTCGAACACAACCTGATCAACCATGTTCTGACCGAACTGGAAGTGAACTGCCTGCCGGCCGAACTGCCGGAGTTCATCGAAGTCGACCTGTCGGGTCTGAAGAAGAACGGCACCGTCACGTTGAAGGACATCAAGCTGCCACGCGGCGTGAAATGGGTCAGCCACGGCAAGAACAACCCGGTGCTGGCTTCGGCCGTGCCACCGGCCGCTGAAGAAGTCGACGAGCCGGTTGAAGGCGCAGTGGCGGCCGATGCAGCCGCCGCACCGGCCGGCAAGGGCGGCAAGCCGGCGGCCAAGACGCCGGCAGCCAAGACTCCTGCTGCGAAGACACCGGCCGGCAAGAAGTAA
- a CDS encoding ribose-phosphate pyrophosphokinase, which produces MQAHHPDFMVFTGNANPGLAAEIAQHLGTTLGAARVGRFSDGEVTVEINQNVRARDVFVVQSTCAPTNENLMELLIMVDALKRASADRISAVIPYFGYARQDRRPRSSRVPISAKVVANLLETVGVERVLTMDLHADQIQGFFDIPVDNIYASPVLLGDLRAKNYEDLIVVSPDVGGVVRARALAKQLNTDLAIIDKRRPKANVSEVMNVIGEIDGRNCVIMDDMIDTAGTLVKAAEVLKERGAKSVYAYCTHPIFSGPAIERITQSALDEVVVTNTIPLSDEALACGKIRQLSVAPLIAETIQRIAKGESVMSLFSDQDNLF; this is translated from the coding sequence ATGCAGGCTCACCACCCTGATTTCATGGTTTTCACCGGCAATGCCAATCCAGGCCTCGCCGCTGAAATTGCGCAGCATCTCGGCACCACGCTCGGTGCGGCCCGCGTCGGCCGTTTCTCGGACGGCGAAGTCACCGTCGAGATCAACCAGAACGTCCGGGCACGTGATGTCTTCGTGGTGCAGTCGACCTGTGCACCGACCAACGAAAACCTGATGGAATTGCTGATCATGGTCGACGCGCTCAAACGCGCCTCGGCAGACAGGATCAGCGCCGTGATTCCGTACTTCGGATACGCCCGCCAGGATCGGCGCCCGCGCTCGAGCCGGGTGCCAATCTCGGCCAAGGTGGTGGCCAACCTGCTGGAAACCGTCGGTGTCGAACGCGTGCTCACGATGGATCTCCACGCCGACCAGATCCAGGGTTTTTTCGACATTCCGGTCGACAACATCTACGCGTCGCCCGTGCTGCTGGGCGACCTGCGCGCCAAGAACTACGAAGACCTGATCGTGGTGTCGCCCGACGTCGGTGGCGTGGTGCGTGCACGTGCACTGGCCAAGCAACTGAATACCGATCTGGCCATCATCGACAAGCGTCGCCCGAAGGCGAACGTGAGCGAGGTCATGAACGTGATCGGCGAAATCGACGGCCGCAACTGCGTGATCATGGACGACATGATCGACACGGCCGGCACGTTGGTGAAGGCGGCCGAAGTGCTCAAGGAACGCGGCGCCAAAAGCGTCTACGCGTATTGCACGCACCCGATTTTTTCAGGCCCGGCGATCGAGCGCATCACGCAATCGGCCCTCGACGAAGTCGTCGTGACGAACACCATTCCACTTTCCGACGAGGCCCTGGCCTGCGGAAAGATTCGCCAGCTCTCCGTGGCACCGCTGATCGCCGAAACGATCCAGCGCATTGCCAAGGGCGAGTCGGTGATGAGTTTGTTCTCGGACCAGGACAACCTGTTCTGA
- the ispE gene encoding 4-(cytidine 5'-diphospho)-2-C-methyl-D-erythritol kinase, with protein MKALYDLPAPAKLNLFLHITGRRDDGYHLLQSAFMLIDWCDMLQIELRNDGQLSREDLTTPLPADDLVLRAARALQIYAAPGQGAHIGVAKHIPAQAGMGGGSSDAATCLLALQRLWGLDLPLATLEKIGLTLGADVPFFLRGQNAWVEGIGEAITPIPVAPARFVVVKPSEGLDTRRIFAAEDLERATPTAIISGFAADDAAERENFKHSGVRDFEFGHNDLQPVAQRLCPAVSVAIDWLGTQGLAARMTGSGSAVFAVMPRDVELDDPPEDWQVRKCSNMAAHPLVDWVV; from the coding sequence ATGAAAGCGCTGTACGACCTGCCCGCGCCGGCCAAGCTGAATCTCTTTCTGCACATCACGGGCCGTCGCGACGACGGCTATCACCTGCTGCAGTCGGCGTTCATGCTGATCGACTGGTGCGACATGCTGCAGATCGAGCTTCGCAACGATGGGCAATTGAGCCGCGAGGACCTCACGACGCCTTTGCCCGCCGACGATCTGGTGTTGCGCGCCGCACGCGCACTGCAAATCTACGCAGCGCCGGGCCAAGGGGCACACATCGGCGTCGCCAAGCACATCCCGGCACAGGCCGGCATGGGCGGTGGCTCGTCGGACGCAGCGACCTGCCTGCTCGCGCTGCAGCGCCTCTGGGGCCTCGACCTGCCGCTCGCCACGCTGGAAAAGATCGGCCTCACCCTCGGCGCCGACGTGCCATTTTTTTTGCGCGGGCAGAATGCCTGGGTCGAGGGAATCGGAGAAGCGATCACCCCGATCCCGGTGGCACCCGCACGCTTCGTGGTGGTCAAACCGAGCGAGGGGCTCGACACGCGTCGGATTTTTGCAGCAGAGGATCTTGAACGCGCTACACCCACTGCTATAATCTCGGGCTTTGCTGCGGATGACGCGGCTGAACGCGAAAACTTCAAGCACTCCGGTGTTCGAGACTTCGAATTCGGTCACAACGACCTGCAGCCGGTTGCCCAGCGGCTTTGCCCGGCGGTCTCCGTTGCCATTGATTGGCTCGGTACCCAAGGCCTCGCAGCGCGAATGACCGGCTCCGGAAGTGCGGTGTTCGCGGTGATGCCGCGCGACGTGGAACTCGACGATCCCCCCGAGGATTGGCAGGTTCGCAAGTGCAGCAACATGGCTGCTCATCCTTTGGTGGATTGGGTGGTTTGA
- a CDS encoding lipoprotein insertase outer membrane protein LolB: MSLRIESDPVQTFAALFDLRGTAQTGDLVLTTPIGSTLAALHWSPGQATLNDGRQVRRFESVDALIQAATGAAIPVGALFGWLAGRDESVPGWTADLGQLAQGRLQARRSVPLPTADLRIAFERA, encoded by the coding sequence ATGTCGCTGCGCATCGAAAGCGATCCAGTGCAGACGTTTGCCGCACTGTTCGACCTGCGCGGTACCGCACAAACAGGCGATCTGGTGCTGACAACCCCGATCGGCAGCACCCTGGCCGCACTGCACTGGTCACCCGGCCAAGCGACGCTGAACGACGGACGCCAAGTGCGCCGCTTCGAGTCTGTCGACGCATTGATCCAGGCCGCTACCGGGGCGGCGATCCCGGTCGGCGCGCTGTTCGGCTGGCTCGCGGGACGCGACGAGTCAGTGCCGGGATGGACCGCCGACCTCGGCCAGTTGGCGCAGGGCCGCCTTCAGGCACGCCGCTCAGTGCCCTTGCCGACAGCCGATCTGCGCATCGCCTTCGAGCGGGCATGA
- a CDS encoding tetratricopeptide repeat protein codes for MTLPPRRFRLAVAALPVFFAVVAHAQPSAPDPAAPTSPAPIIEPATPRGAPTTPPPAAVKDNDPPLQSALTAPLFYEVLVGELTARGGDTGDGYALMLDAARKTNDGRLFQRAVEIALQSRAGEAALAATRAWKQALPESREARRFELQILIALNRIGETAEPLRAELAATPVAERSFLMGVIARNYARASDKKLAASVVEQALVDDLKNPETAGLAWTTVGRLRLAAGDTTGALEAAIKGQAADPASEGPAVLALELMDPNQPLAEPIVKRYLMGPKAAPEVRLGYARVLAEARRFDDASTELKVLTSARPELPEPWLLLGLLQMQTRQDTSAETSLKRYVDLTQGQRDAEERKRGQPQAYLMLAQLAERRKDFAGAEAWLARVDSTDDLTATQTRRAGLLARQGKLPQAREIVRSLPERTPEEKKQKFLAEVQLLRDAKQYQAAYDMLAKASADEPDNGDLLYDQAMVAEKMNRLDEMERLLRRLMVLKPESQNAYNALGYSFADRKIRLEEARTLIQKAVQLAPEDPFIADSLGWVEFRLGNNAEATRILEAAYKKQPDPEIGAHFGEVLWTAGDKDRAIRIWKEAALVDAENETLQETLKRLRVKL; via the coding sequence ATGACCCTGCCCCCACGCCGATTCCGCCTTGCGGTGGCCGCGCTTCCCGTGTTTTTTGCTGTGGTTGCGCATGCGCAACCTAGCGCGCCCGATCCGGCGGCGCCAACGAGCCCGGCACCGATCATCGAGCCCGCGACACCTCGCGGCGCACCGACGACCCCACCGCCCGCAGCAGTCAAGGACAACGATCCGCCCCTGCAATCGGCACTCACGGCCCCGCTGTTCTACGAAGTTTTGGTCGGCGAACTCACCGCGCGCGGTGGCGACACCGGCGACGGCTATGCCCTCATGCTCGACGCGGCGCGCAAGACCAACGATGGGCGCCTGTTCCAGCGCGCGGTTGAAATCGCCTTGCAGTCGCGTGCCGGTGAAGCCGCACTGGCGGCCACACGTGCATGGAAGCAGGCACTCCCCGAATCGCGTGAGGCGCGCCGCTTCGAGTTGCAAATCCTCATCGCACTCAACCGCATCGGGGAAACAGCCGAGCCGCTTCGCGCGGAGCTGGCCGCGACGCCTGTGGCCGAACGCTCGTTCCTGATGGGCGTCATCGCCCGCAACTACGCACGGGCCAGCGACAAGAAGCTGGCCGCGTCGGTCGTCGAGCAGGCGCTCGTGGACGACCTCAAGAATCCCGAGACTGCCGGCCTCGCGTGGACCACCGTCGGACGCCTTCGCCTCGCCGCTGGCGACACAACGGGTGCGCTCGAGGCCGCCATCAAGGGGCAAGCCGCCGATCCCGCTTCCGAAGGCCCGGCCGTACTCGCGCTCGAGCTGATGGACCCGAACCAGCCGCTCGCCGAGCCGATCGTCAAGCGCTACCTCATGGGCCCGAAGGCCGCGCCGGAAGTCCGCCTGGGTTACGCGCGCGTGCTTGCCGAGGCGCGCCGATTCGACGACGCCAGCACCGAGCTCAAAGTCCTCACTTCGGCGCGGCCCGAACTGCCTGAGCCCTGGCTTCTGCTGGGCTTGCTGCAAATGCAGACGCGTCAAGACACGTCCGCCGAAACGTCGCTTAAACGCTATGTCGACCTGACCCAGGGCCAGCGCGATGCCGAAGAGCGCAAGCGTGGCCAGCCACAGGCTTATCTGATGCTCGCGCAACTCGCGGAACGTCGCAAGGATTTCGCCGGCGCCGAGGCGTGGTTGGCCCGCGTCGACAGTACCGACGATCTGACTGCGACCCAAACGCGCCGTGCAGGCCTCTTGGCTCGACAAGGCAAATTGCCGCAGGCACGCGAAATCGTGCGCAGCCTGCCGGAGCGCACGCCGGAAGAAAAAAAGCAGAAGTTCCTCGCTGAAGTGCAATTGCTGCGCGACGCCAAGCAATACCAAGCCGCCTACGACATGCTGGCGAAAGCCAGCGCCGACGAGCCCGACAACGGCGATCTCCTCTACGACCAGGCCATGGTCGCCGAAAAGATGAACCGTCTCGATGAGATGGAGCGCTTGCTGCGCCGCCTGATGGTGCTGAAGCCCGAGAGCCAGAACGCCTACAACGCCCTCGGCTACTCCTTCGCCGATCGCAAGATCCGGCTCGAGGAAGCCCGTACGTTGATCCAGAAGGCCGTGCAACTGGCGCCCGAAGACCCGTTCATCGCAGACAGCCTGGGCTGGGTGGAATTCCGCCTCGGCAACAACGCGGAGGCCACGCGCATCCTGGAGGCGGCCTACAAGAAGCAGCCCGATCCCGAAATCGGCGCCCATTTCGGCGAAGTGCTGTGGACCGCAGGCGACAAGGACCGCGCGATCCGCATCTGGAAAGAAGCTGCACTGGTCGACGCCGAGAACGAAACCCTGCAGGAAACGCTCAAGCGCCTGCGCGTCAAGCTGTGA
- the mutM gene encoding bifunctional DNA-formamidopyrimidine glycosylase/DNA-(apurinic or apyrimidinic site) lyase, with amino-acid sequence MPELPEVEVTRLGFADRIAGARITALRVGKPLRWALAVDPETLVGRTVVGVRRRGKYLLVDLSDGLLMLHLGMSGSLRFTHGLPLPGTHDHFDLVTDLGTLRLNDPRRFGAVVFAADEDAPIAIKLLGGLGMEPLGDAFDFDVFHAGLRRRQAAIKQVLLAGDVVVGVGNIYASEALFMAGIRPTVAASRISRPRALRLHAAIREILARAVQRGGSTLRDFSNVDGQSGYFQLEAMVYARAGEPCRVCGAPIRQFKQGQRSTFFCAICQKS; translated from the coding sequence ATGCCTGAACTCCCCGAAGTCGAAGTCACCCGCCTCGGATTTGCCGATCGCATCGCGGGAGCGCGGATCACGGCGCTGAGAGTCGGGAAACCACTGCGCTGGGCGCTGGCCGTCGATCCCGAGACCTTGGTCGGTCGGACGGTCGTGGGCGTGCGGCGCCGCGGCAAATACCTGCTTGTCGACCTCAGCGACGGGCTGTTGATGCTTCATCTGGGCATGTCGGGCAGCTTGCGCTTCACGCATGGGTTGCCGCTGCCCGGCACGCACGACCATTTCGATCTGGTGACGGACCTGGGCACGTTGCGCCTGAACGATCCGCGCAGGTTCGGTGCCGTGGTGTTTGCCGCGGACGAAGACGCGCCGATCGCCATCAAGCTCCTCGGCGGGCTGGGCATGGAGCCGCTCGGCGACGCGTTTGATTTCGACGTCTTCCACGCCGGCTTGCGCCGTCGCCAGGCGGCGATCAAACAGGTTTTGCTGGCCGGTGACGTGGTGGTCGGCGTGGGCAACATCTATGCGTCCGAGGCCTTGTTCATGGCGGGAATTCGGCCCACGGTGGCGGCGTCGCGCATCAGCAGGCCGCGTGCGCTGCGCTTGCATGCGGCCATTCGCGAGATCCTCGCCAGGGCGGTGCAGCGTGGCGGAAGCACCTTGCGCGACTTTTCGAACGTCGATGGGCAGTCCGGTTATTTCCAGCTGGAAGCGATGGTCTACGCCCGGGCTGGCGAGCCTTGTCGCGTGTGTGGAGCGCCCATCAGGCAGTTCAAACAGGGGCAGCGCTCAACATTTTTCTGTGCAATCTGCCAAAAGTCCTGA